The following proteins are co-located in the Sporolactobacillus pectinivorans genome:
- the dprA gene encoding DNA-processing protein DprA → MDKMTMKLLHLTHCRGLGRKTIREFIRIDPQLQSVEGYTVKDLTNHFRLTKPHAESFLSDFHSFNPRNAAEYYEKRKIVPIAIHETSYPPLLKKIYDPPYLLYARGNIKWLQDAKALSVVGTRHPSAEAEKVMKHLLLPLIESGWVIVSGMALGVDGMAHRLAIQGRTIAVLGSGLFYPYPRSHLGLFRDLCNHQLVLSEYSPCSRPERWRFPERNRIISGLARGTLVVEAREKSGSLITADQALEQGREVFAVPGSILQASSAGTNGLIQQGAKLVMKAEDIMEELSGVY, encoded by the coding sequence ATGGACAAAATGACAATGAAATTGCTCCATTTAACCCATTGCCGGGGGCTTGGCAGGAAAACCATCAGGGAATTTATTCGCATTGATCCGCAGCTTCAGTCGGTGGAGGGATACACCGTTAAGGATCTCACAAATCATTTTCGCTTGACTAAACCGCACGCTGAATCTTTCCTGAGTGATTTCCATTCTTTTAATCCCCGGAACGCCGCCGAATACTACGAGAAGAGAAAAATTGTACCAATTGCGATTCATGAAACATCATATCCACCGTTGCTTAAGAAAATATATGATCCGCCCTACCTTCTTTACGCTAGAGGTAACATCAAGTGGCTGCAGGATGCGAAAGCACTCAGTGTCGTTGGAACAAGGCATCCCAGTGCAGAAGCTGAAAAAGTGATGAAACATTTGCTGCTCCCTCTGATTGAATCAGGCTGGGTTATTGTCAGTGGCATGGCTCTTGGCGTCGATGGCATGGCTCATAGGCTGGCCATTCAGGGAAGAACTATTGCCGTGCTTGGATCCGGCCTGTTTTATCCTTATCCCCGCAGCCACCTCGGCCTTTTCAGGGATCTGTGTAACCACCAACTTGTCCTCAGTGAATATTCACCCTGCTCCAGGCCGGAACGCTGGCGTTTCCCCGAACGTAACCGAATCATCAGCGGCCTTGCCCGCGGTACTCTAGTGGTCGAGGCAAGAGAAAAAAGCGGCTCATTAATTACGGCCGATCAGGCACTGGAGCAGGGACGCGAAGTTTTTGCGGTTCCAGGTTCTATACTTCAGGCCAGCAGTGCAGGGACGAACGGTTTGATCCAACAGGGGGCAAAATTAGTCATGAAGGCCGAAGATATTATGGAAGAACTATCAGGCGTTTATTGA
- the topA gene encoding type I DNA topoisomerase produces MNDFLVIVESPAKAKTIKRYLGPKYQVKASMGHVRDLPKSQMGIDIDDHYKPRYITIRGKGQVLKDLKNAAKKAKKVYLAADPDREGEAIAWHLAHSLEIDDHSDCRVVFNEITKPAIRDAFKKPRKINMDLVDAQQARRVLDRLVGYNISPLLWKKVKKGLSAGRVQSVALRLIIERENEVKAFKPEEYWSISGLFHVGEEVFSADFYGLDGKKHALKNRDDVEQVLSRLHDDRFLVQNVQKKERLRFPVAPFITSSLQQEAARKLNFRARKTMMIAQQLYEGIEIGKQGNTGLITYMRTDSTRISDVAKSEAKQYILDQYGDSYLGKKPLKQKKGENVQDAHEGIRPTSILREPKEMKQFLSRDQLRLYKLIWERFVASQMAPAVLDTVRADLVQDGVIFRATGSKVKFQGFMKVYIEGSDDAKSADSEAGKDNLLPELSDGMMAIKENTVPKQHFTQPPPRYTEASLVRKMEEIGIGRPSTYAPTIDTIQRRNYVTMDAKRFVPTELGEIVLKLIVEFFPEIINIDFTAQMETSLDEVEEGKKDWIGIIDSFYKGFSERLSKAEKEMESVTIKDEPSGIICEKCGHEMVYKIGRFGKFLACSNFPACRNTKPILKKTGVTCPKCGKGEVVERRSKKSRVFYGCDRYPECDFVSWDKPIQRTCPKCGSYLVEKKNKNGTTVQCSKCDYKEEMK; encoded by the coding sequence ATGAATGATTTCCTTGTCATCGTGGAATCTCCCGCTAAAGCAAAAACAATTAAGCGTTATCTCGGGCCGAAGTATCAGGTCAAGGCTTCAATGGGACACGTGCGAGATCTGCCGAAAAGCCAGATGGGCATAGATATCGATGATCATTACAAACCAAGATATATAACGATTCGAGGAAAGGGACAGGTGCTGAAAGACTTAAAAAACGCTGCAAAAAAGGCGAAGAAAGTCTATCTTGCTGCCGACCCGGATCGCGAAGGCGAAGCGATTGCCTGGCATCTGGCGCACAGCTTGGAGATCGATGACCATTCTGATTGCCGCGTCGTTTTTAACGAAATTACTAAACCGGCCATTAGGGATGCATTTAAGAAACCGAGAAAAATCAATATGGATTTGGTCGATGCACAGCAGGCAAGACGCGTCCTCGACCGGCTGGTCGGATATAATATCAGTCCCCTGCTCTGGAAAAAAGTAAAAAAGGGTCTGAGTGCCGGCCGTGTTCAGTCGGTTGCTCTGCGGCTGATCATTGAGCGGGAAAATGAAGTTAAAGCTTTTAAGCCAGAAGAGTATTGGTCGATCAGTGGGCTGTTCCATGTTGGTGAAGAAGTTTTTTCAGCAGACTTTTATGGACTGGACGGAAAAAAACACGCTTTAAAAAATCGGGATGACGTAGAACAAGTTCTTTCAAGATTGCATGATGACCGTTTTCTGGTACAGAATGTCCAGAAAAAGGAACGCCTGAGATTTCCTGTTGCTCCGTTTATTACTTCGTCATTACAGCAGGAAGCAGCGCGAAAGCTCAATTTTCGTGCCAGAAAAACGATGATGATTGCCCAGCAGCTCTATGAAGGCATTGAAATTGGAAAACAGGGTAATACAGGGTTGATCACATACATGCGAACGGATTCCACACGCATTTCCGATGTAGCTAAGTCCGAAGCAAAACAATATATACTTGATCAATATGGGGACAGCTACCTTGGGAAAAAGCCGCTTAAACAGAAAAAAGGGGAAAATGTTCAAGATGCGCATGAAGGTATACGTCCGACTTCGATCCTGAGAGAACCTAAGGAAATGAAACAGTTTTTGAGCAGGGATCAGCTCAGACTTTATAAGCTGATCTGGGAGCGGTTTGTTGCAAGCCAGATGGCTCCGGCTGTTCTGGATACTGTGCGCGCGGATCTGGTTCAGGATGGTGTAATTTTCAGAGCAACGGGATCAAAGGTCAAATTTCAAGGCTTCATGAAGGTCTACATTGAAGGCAGCGATGATGCAAAGAGTGCCGATTCAGAAGCTGGAAAGGACAACCTCCTTCCCGAACTTTCTGACGGCATGATGGCGATCAAAGAAAATACAGTACCTAAGCAGCACTTTACACAGCCGCCTCCGCGCTATACGGAAGCTTCACTTGTGCGAAAAATGGAAGAAATCGGGATTGGGAGGCCGTCAACCTACGCCCCGACAATTGATACGATCCAGCGCAGAAACTATGTTACCATGGACGCCAAACGCTTTGTCCCAACGGAACTTGGCGAAATTGTCCTGAAATTGATTGTAGAGTTCTTTCCTGAAATCATCAACATTGACTTTACGGCACAAATGGAAACAAGCCTGGACGAAGTTGAAGAAGGGAAAAAGGACTGGATTGGGATTATCGACAGTTTTTATAAGGGATTTTCCGAACGGCTATCTAAGGCAGAAAAAGAAATGGAATCAGTCACCATCAAGGATGAACCATCCGGAATTATTTGTGAAAAATGTGGCCACGAAATGGTTTATAAAATCGGCCGCTTCGGCAAATTCCTGGCCTGCTCTAATTTCCCCGCCTGCCGGAACACGAAACCCATTTTGAAAAAAACCGGTGTAACGTGTCCTAAATGCGGGAAGGGTGAGGTTGTTGAGCGCCGCAGCAAAAAAAGCCGCGTTTTCTATGGATGTGACCGCTATCCGGAATGTGATTTTGTCTCTTGGGATAAGCCGATTCAGAGAACATGTCCGAAATGCGGGTCCTATTTGGTCGAGAAGAAAAATAAAAACGGAACGACCGTGCAGTGTTCGAAATGCGACTATAAGGAAGAAATGAAGTAA
- the trmFO gene encoding FADH(2)-oxidizing methylenetetrahydrofolate--tRNA-(uracil(54)-C(5))-methyltransferase TrmFO, producing the protein MNQESGDNGVTEQIVSVIGAGLAGSEAAWQIARRGVKVNLYEMRPGKYTPAHHTDQFAELVCTNSLRSNTLTNAVGILKEEMRRLDSVIMNAADSASVPAGGALAVDRHDFSARVTECITSLPNVTVFHEEVTHIPDGPTIIATGPLTSEKLSAELTAYTGEKDLYFYDAAAPIIDGETINRERVYLKSRYDKGDAAYLNCPMDENEFNRFYHALVTAETAPMKAFEKENYFNGCMPVEIMARQGAKTLLFGPLKPVGLEDPNTGKRPYAVVQLRQDNAAGTLFNIVGFQTHLKWGAQKEVFRLIPGLEHADIVRYGVMHRNTFLNSPRLLDPTYQTRARKTLFFAGQMTGVEGYVESAASGLIAGINAARLAEGQESLIFPEETIIGSMAHYISHAASHNFQPMNANFGLLPPIEAHVRDKKERAAKYADRALNTIQNVAIKL; encoded by the coding sequence TTGAATCAGGAATCGGGGGATAATGGCGTGACAGAACAGATTGTTTCAGTGATCGGAGCAGGACTGGCAGGCAGCGAAGCCGCCTGGCAGATTGCCAGGCGCGGCGTGAAGGTCAATCTTTATGAAATGAGGCCTGGTAAATATACTCCGGCGCATCACACGGATCAATTTGCAGAGCTTGTCTGCACAAACTCATTACGGTCAAATACTTTGACAAATGCGGTTGGTATCTTAAAAGAAGAAATGCGTCGGCTGGATTCAGTGATTATGAACGCAGCGGATTCTGCAAGTGTGCCAGCCGGAGGGGCGCTTGCTGTTGACCGTCATGATTTTTCAGCGAGAGTGACAGAATGTATTACGAGCCTTCCAAACGTAACCGTATTTCACGAAGAAGTGACTCACATTCCTGACGGCCCGACAATTATTGCAACAGGCCCGCTGACATCGGAGAAGCTTTCAGCAGAGCTGACAGCATATACAGGCGAAAAGGATTTATATTTTTACGATGCTGCGGCGCCGATTATTGACGGCGAAACAATTAACCGGGAACGGGTATATCTTAAGTCACGATATGACAAAGGCGATGCGGCCTATCTGAACTGTCCGATGGATGAAAATGAATTCAATCGTTTTTATCATGCATTGGTTACTGCAGAGACAGCTCCGATGAAAGCGTTTGAAAAAGAAAATTATTTCAATGGATGCATGCCGGTCGAAATTATGGCGAGGCAGGGTGCAAAGACTCTGCTTTTCGGCCCCCTTAAACCAGTAGGTCTTGAAGATCCGAATACAGGAAAGAGACCTTATGCTGTTGTGCAACTCCGTCAGGATAACGCAGCGGGGACACTTTTTAATATTGTCGGGTTTCAGACACATTTGAAATGGGGCGCGCAGAAAGAAGTTTTTAGATTAATACCCGGTCTTGAGCATGCAGATATTGTCCGCTACGGTGTCATGCATCGCAATACGTTTCTGAATTCACCCAGACTCCTTGATCCAACTTATCAGACTAGAGCGAGGAAGACTCTGTTTTTTGCCGGACAAATGACGGGTGTTGAAGGATACGTCGAATCTGCGGCGTCCGGTCTGATTGCCGGAATTAATGCCGCCCGTCTTGCTGAAGGACAGGAGTCGCTGATTTTTCCTGAAGAGACCATAATAGGAAGCATGGCGCATTACATTTCCCATGCGGCTTCGCATAATTTTCAGCCAATGAATGCCAATTTCGGTTTGCTTCCGCCAATTGAGGCGCATGTGCGAGATAAAAAAGAACGTGCTGCAAAATATGCAGACCGTGCCCTGAATACAATTCAGAATGTTGCTATAAAACTGTAA
- the hslV gene encoding ATP-dependent protease subunit HslV: MGAFHATTIFAIRHNGHSAMAGDGQVTLGQSVIMKKSARKVRRLFHGKVISGFAGSVADAFTLFEKFEARLEEFNGNLQRSAVELAKEWRGDKMLRQLEAMLIVMDKDSVLLISGTGEVIEPDDGMLAIGSGGNYALSAGRALKRWGATDLSARDIAEKSLTIASEICVYTNDRIIVEEL, from the coding sequence ATGGGTGCTTTTCATGCGACAACGATCTTTGCTATCCGTCATAATGGCCATAGCGCGATGGCAGGAGATGGTCAGGTAACGCTTGGTCAGTCGGTGATCATGAAAAAATCAGCCCGAAAAGTTCGCAGGCTTTTTCATGGAAAAGTTATTTCCGGGTTTGCCGGTTCGGTTGCCGATGCTTTTACACTATTTGAGAAGTTTGAAGCGCGGCTGGAAGAATTCAACGGTAATCTTCAGCGATCAGCTGTCGAATTAGCTAAAGAGTGGCGTGGAGACAAAATGCTGCGGCAGCTCGAGGCGATGTTAATTGTTATGGATAAAGACAGCGTTCTGTTGATTTCCGGGACCGGTGAGGTGATTGAGCCTGATGACGGGATGCTGGCAATCGGCTCAGGGGGAAATTATGCTCTCTCGGCAGGCAGAGCTCTCAAGAGATGGGGGGCAACGGATCTGTCTGCTCGGGACATCGCGGAGAAATCACTGACTATTGCGAGTGAAATATGTGTCTACACGAATGACCGGATTATTGTCGAAGAATTGTAA
- the hslU gene encoding ATP-dependent protease ATPase subunit HslU gives MEMSLTPKQIVEQLDRYIIGQKEAKRSVAVALRNRYRRSLLDEGLREEIIPKNILMIGPTGVGKTEIARRLAKIVHAPFVKLEATKFTEVGYVGRDVESMVRDLVETSVRLVKEEGMKQVEDRAEKLANQRIVELLVPSKNTNEKPKNPLEMLFGGQSATQQSDKNEGETDASVREKRLQAEKLLALGELEDQLVTVEVAEQGNDQLTGLFQDAGMEQLGANLQNLIGNMAPRRKKKRKLKIREARKYLTREEAQNLIDMDQVIQDAINRAEQSGIIFIDEIDKITGSGQNSGEVSREGVQRDILPIVEGSTVMTKYGPVKTDYVLFIAAGAFHLSKPSDLIPELQGRFPIRVELKSLSIDDFVSILVKPDNALISQYKALLATEGIKVKFSDEAIRKLASIAFEVNQETDNIGARRLHTIMEKLLEDLSFEAPDITLEQILITPEYVDERLASIVKNRDLSRFIL, from the coding sequence ATGGAAATGTCACTAACGCCAAAACAGATTGTTGAGCAGCTGGATCGGTATATTATTGGTCAAAAGGAAGCCAAAAGGTCAGTGGCCGTTGCTCTCCGTAATAGATACCGGCGCTCATTGCTGGATGAGGGCTTACGTGAAGAAATTATTCCGAAAAACATTCTGATGATCGGACCGACAGGCGTGGGGAAGACGGAAATTGCAAGGCGTCTGGCAAAGATTGTTCATGCCCCCTTTGTTAAGCTTGAAGCAACAAAGTTTACTGAAGTTGGCTATGTCGGCCGAGATGTTGAATCCATGGTTCGGGACCTTGTTGAAACTTCCGTTCGCCTGGTTAAAGAAGAAGGTATGAAACAGGTTGAAGACCGAGCAGAAAAGTTAGCAAATCAACGGATTGTTGAACTGCTTGTGCCCTCAAAAAACACGAATGAGAAGCCGAAGAATCCGCTTGAGATGCTTTTCGGTGGTCAGTCGGCGACGCAGCAAAGCGATAAAAATGAGGGTGAAACAGATGCTTCGGTTCGTGAAAAAAGGCTGCAGGCTGAAAAATTGCTGGCTTTGGGTGAACTTGAAGACCAGCTTGTCACAGTCGAAGTTGCTGAACAGGGCAATGACCAGCTTACCGGCCTTTTTCAGGACGCCGGAATGGAACAGCTCGGTGCAAATCTGCAGAATCTGATCGGCAATATGGCACCAAGAAGAAAGAAAAAGCGTAAGCTGAAGATTCGGGAGGCACGCAAATATCTGACCAGAGAAGAAGCTCAAAACCTGATTGATATGGACCAGGTTATACAGGACGCAATTAATCGTGCAGAACAGTCGGGCATTATTTTTATCGATGAAATCGATAAGATAACCGGCTCAGGGCAAAATAGCGGTGAAGTTTCCAGAGAAGGTGTCCAAAGGGATATCCTTCCAATCGTCGAGGGATCTACGGTAATGACCAAATATGGTCCAGTAAAAACCGACTATGTTCTGTTTATTGCGGCCGGAGCTTTTCACCTTTCAAAACCGTCCGATCTTATTCCGGAACTTCAGGGCCGCTTTCCGATCAGGGTTGAGTTAAAAAGTCTTTCTATTGATGATTTTGTCAGTATCCTCGTTAAACCGGATAACGCGCTGATCAGCCAATACAAGGCGCTGCTGGCTACGGAAGGTATAAAAGTAAAATTTTCAGATGAAGCGATCCGAAAGCTAGCATCCATTGCATTTGAGGTCAATCAGGAGACAGATAATATAGGTGCCAGAAGATTACATACAATAATGGAAAAACTTCTGGAAGATCTGTCTTTTGAGGCACCGGACATCACGCTTGAGCAAATTCTTATTACACCGGAATATGTCGATGAAAGATTGGCGTCCATTGTAAAAAATCGTGACCTCAGCCGATTTATATTATAA
- the codY gene encoding GTP-sensing pleiotropic transcriptional regulator CodY, translating into MTLLEKTRKINHLLQGTKTQVDFNEMAKTLRDVIQTNTFVVSRRGKILGLSLKLEFENERIQNMFESRQFPETYTQHLFSVAETSPNLDVNSEFSVFPDENKDLFINGLTTVVPIVGGGERLGTLILSRLNETFTDEDLILAEYGATVVGMEILREKTGEVEEEAREKAIVQMAIGSLSYSELEAIEHIFEELEGKEGLLVASKIADRVGITRSVIVNALRKLESAGVIESRSLGMKGTYIKVLNDKFLYELNRIKGE; encoded by the coding sequence ATGACACTATTGGAAAAGACAAGAAAAATTAATCATCTGCTTCAGGGCACAAAAACACAGGTCGATTTTAACGAAATGGCAAAGACACTTCGCGATGTCATTCAGACAAATACGTTCGTTGTCAGCAGGCGGGGCAAAATATTGGGCCTTTCACTGAAGCTTGAATTTGAAAATGAACGCATTCAAAATATGTTTGAAAGCAGGCAGTTCCCTGAAACGTACACGCAGCATCTTTTTAGTGTGGCCGAAACTTCTCCAAATCTTGACGTAAACAGTGAATTCAGTGTTTTTCCAGATGAAAATAAAGACTTATTTATCAACGGATTGACGACAGTTGTCCCGATTGTGGGCGGCGGCGAAAGGCTGGGTACACTGATTCTGTCAAGATTGAACGAAACGTTCACAGATGAAGACCTGATCCTTGCAGAATATGGCGCAACAGTTGTTGGTATGGAAATCCTGCGTGAGAAAACAGGCGAAGTAGAAGAAGAAGCCCGGGAAAAAGCCATCGTTCAGATGGCTATTGGCTCGCTTTCTTACAGTGAACTTGAAGCGATTGAGCATATTTTTGAAGAGCTTGAAGGTAAAGAAGGGCTTCTTGTGGCAAGCAAAATTGCTGATCGTGTTGGAATTACCCGTTCGGTCATTGTCAACGCCCTCAGAAAATTGGAAAGTGCCGGTGTTATTGAATCCAGATCGCTTGGTATGAAGGGTACTTATATCAAAGTGTTGAATGATAAATTTCTTTATGAATTGAATCGGATTAAAGGTGAGTAA
- the flgB gene encoding flagellar basal body rod protein FlgB — protein MFSTTPLGAIEQALNGSMAEQNAIAQNIANIDTPGYKAQKVVFDDALQGELQANQTGSGQLPFSNSANQGFHTVTDTYGTIQNNGNNVDIDHEMSELSQNQLLYQSLTQAASDQFKRFNIVLGGAG, from the coding sequence ATGTTCTCAACAACCCCTCTTGGTGCAATTGAACAGGCCTTAAATGGTTCCATGGCGGAACAGAATGCCATTGCTCAGAACATCGCAAACATTGACACACCGGGTTACAAGGCCCAAAAAGTGGTTTTTGACGATGCCTTGCAAGGGGAGCTGCAAGCCAATCAGACAGGTTCCGGTCAATTGCCTTTTTCAAATTCGGCGAATCAGGGCTTCCACACAGTAACGGATACATATGGGACGATTCAAAATAACGGCAATAATGTCGATATCGACCATGAAATGTCTGAATTATCCCAGAATCAGCTGTTGTATCAGTCTTTGACGCAAGCCGCGAGTGATCAGTTCAAGAGATTTAACATTGTGCTGGGAGGTGCCGGTTAA
- the flgC gene encoding flagellar basal body rod protein FlgC yields the protein MGMFSGLDISASGLTAQRFRMDVVSANIANADTTRERMVNGQWQPYAREVVNLKTISPSFNSVFNDALGSSSGGVEVASVTEDPTPFPMKYDPTNPDANANGYVRESNVDPLKEMVDMMDANRSYEAGVTVMNADKNMLSQALNIGK from the coding sequence ATGGGAATGTTCAGCGGATTAGATATTTCCGCTTCAGGTTTGACCGCGCAGAGATTCCGAATGGACGTGGTTTCAGCTAATATTGCCAATGCTGATACAACACGTGAGCGTATGGTGAATGGCCAATGGCAGCCCTATGCAAGAGAAGTTGTCAATTTAAAAACAATCAGTCCTTCATTTAATTCTGTTTTCAACGATGCCCTTGGGTCTTCGTCCGGCGGCGTGGAAGTCGCATCAGTGACTGAGGACCCTACGCCTTTTCCAATGAAATATGATCCAACTAACCCCGATGCAAATGCAAATGGCTATGTCAGGGAATCAAATGTTGATCCATTAAAAGAAATGGTTGATATGATGGATGCGAACCGCTCTTACGAAGCAGGGGTGACGGTTATGAATGCGGATAAAAATATGCTGTCACAGGCACTTAACATCGGAAAGTAG
- the fliE gene encoding flagellar hook-basal body complex protein FliE — translation MSINPINLSGSTNLLSSAPHSVAGAQASFSDALKNALGTVNNSVQTADNMVTGLANGNSNEDLHSVMIAMQKADTLLQTAVQVRDRVISAYQDIMNMQV, via the coding sequence ATGAGCATTAATCCTATTAATCTCAGCGGATCCACCAACTTGCTTTCGTCGGCACCACACAGTGTGGCGGGAGCACAGGCTTCTTTTTCGGATGCACTGAAAAATGCCCTTGGTACAGTTAATAATTCTGTACAAACGGCTGATAACATGGTGACAGGACTGGCGAACGGAAACAGTAATGAAGATTTACATAGTGTAATGATAGCTATGCAAAAGGCAGACACTCTGTTACAGACCGCCGTTCAAGTCCGGGATCGCGTGATCAGTGCGTATCAAGATATTATGAACATGCAAGTTTGA
- the fliF gene encoding flagellar basal-body MS-ring/collar protein FliF: MKEKIIRWYHQALEFWAGLSKKRKIWFASGAAALLVVITVILLLTNVKQYAPLYSNLSTSEAGQIADTLNNQKVPYQLSNGGTTISVPKNQVNTLKVELAAQGIPKTGQIDYSFFGQNAGFGMTDNQFNVLERAAMQTELANLIANNKGVQSAKVMLTLPQTNQWVSNQGSQGQASASVMLNVDPGYQLSSSQVQGLYRLVSKSVPNLPESNIVIMDQYYNYYDLKNSNSDNSTLSAYDQQQQILHNFENSIQQKVEQMLITMMGQGKVMVNVTANADFTQSKETQDLVEPVNQQTMEGLATSTDHIAETYTGQGAAGQVGTGTSDVPTYQAGTNGNGTYQHVEDRVTYDFNRIHRDVVNSPYKITDMGIQVLVEPPNPNNNSSLSQQRINDIKQILNTIIQTSISGPQGQELPISQISQKTDVSVGRLNGQILPPAAPGWGIWPYIIGGGVLAAVLGAVIWLILRNRRRTFEDEEAATVQDISQNEDELAAAMSKDNPEQRRYNELEKLARQKPDQFVKLLRGWMSDDR, from the coding sequence ATGAAGGAGAAAATAATTAGATGGTATCATCAGGCTCTGGAATTTTGGGCAGGGCTGTCAAAAAAGAGGAAGATTTGGTTCGCGAGTGGTGCGGCTGCACTACTGGTTGTCATCACAGTAATTTTGCTTTTGACGAATGTCAAACAATATGCACCTCTTTATAGCAATTTGTCTACAAGCGAAGCAGGGCAGATTGCGGATACTCTGAACAATCAGAAGGTGCCCTATCAGCTCTCAAATGGCGGAACAACGATCAGCGTTCCAAAAAACCAGGTTAACACTTTGAAAGTTGAACTAGCAGCACAGGGTATTCCGAAAACGGGCCAGATCGATTATTCTTTTTTTGGACAAAACGCCGGGTTTGGAATGACGGATAATCAGTTTAATGTGCTGGAAAGGGCTGCGATGCAGACAGAACTTGCCAACCTGATCGCTAACAACAAAGGTGTACAATCTGCAAAGGTTATGCTCACGCTTCCACAGACAAACCAATGGGTAAGTAATCAGGGCAGTCAGGGCCAGGCATCGGCTTCCGTCATGCTGAACGTGGATCCGGGCTACCAGTTAAGCAGCAGCCAGGTTCAGGGGCTCTATCGCCTTGTGTCGAAAAGCGTGCCGAACCTTCCTGAAAGCAATATCGTTATTATGGATCAATATTATAACTATTATGATCTAAAAAATAGTAATTCAGATAATTCAACTCTTTCGGCGTATGATCAGCAACAGCAAATTCTTCATAACTTTGAAAATAGTATCCAGCAAAAAGTTGAGCAGATGCTGATCACAATGATGGGTCAGGGAAAAGTTATGGTCAACGTCACTGCCAATGCCGATTTTACTCAGTCAAAAGAAACACAGGACTTGGTTGAGCCGGTTAATCAGCAGACTATGGAAGGCCTTGCGACGAGTACAGACCATATTGCGGAGACATACACTGGCCAGGGCGCAGCAGGTCAGGTCGGAACCGGAACAAGCGATGTGCCTACATATCAGGCGGGGACAAATGGCAACGGGACTTATCAGCATGTGGAAGATCGTGTGACCTATGATTTCAATCGGATTCACCGCGATGTTGTCAACAGCCCGTACAAGATTACAGATATGGGAATCCAGGTTCTGGTCGAACCGCCAAACCCGAACAATAACAGCTCATTGTCGCAGCAACGGATTAATGATATCAAACAGATACTTAACACAATTATTCAAACATCTATCTCTGGTCCTCAGGGTCAGGAACTTCCGATTAGCCAGATTAGTCAGAAGACAGATGTTTCGGTCGGACGTCTGAACGGACAGATTTTGCCACCGGCAGCGCCAGGATGGGGTATCTGGCCTTACATTATTGGCGGTGGAGTTCTGGCGGCTGTTCTTGGCGCGGTGATCTGGTTAATTCTCAGAAATCGCAGACGGACTTTTGAAGATGAAGAAGCTGCCACCGTTCAAGATATATCTCAGAATGAAGATGAACTTGCAGCTGCAATGAGTAAAGATAATCCCGAACAGAGAAGATATAACGAACTTGAGAAACTGGCAAGGCAGAAACCGGATCAATTTGTCAAACTACTGAGAGGCTGGATGTCTGACGATCGCTAA